A window of the Aeromicrobium phoceense genome harbors these coding sequences:
- a CDS encoding acyl-CoA thioesterase domain-containing protein: MPASVNELVDLLQIEQLEVNLFRGGQPKESRLPRVFGGQVAGQAVSAAQHTVTDGKHLHSLHAYFILGGDPSIPIIYDVESVRDGRSFATRRVSARQHGEVIFYMTASFQRDEEGWDHQDVLPPTPGPEEATSMLDLVKYISPDGAEQWKREWGGFDMRYVGDPRPEDDPSRPDVPVVQRMWFRASDALPDDPELHRAAFTYYSDFSLLGAALVPHGLVISSPKVQPASLDHVVWFHRPFRVDEWLLYDQTSPSASGARGLSTARVFTQDGTLVATVAQEGLIRPAKPRDER; this comes from the coding sequence GTGCCTGCCTCCGTGAACGAACTCGTCGACCTGCTGCAGATCGAACAGCTGGAGGTCAACCTCTTCCGCGGTGGTCAGCCCAAGGAGTCGCGCCTGCCGCGCGTCTTCGGCGGCCAGGTGGCCGGTCAGGCCGTGAGCGCAGCCCAGCACACCGTCACCGACGGGAAGCACCTGCACTCGCTGCACGCGTACTTCATCCTCGGCGGCGACCCGAGCATCCCGATCATCTACGACGTGGAGAGCGTGCGCGACGGCCGCTCCTTCGCCACGCGCCGGGTGTCGGCACGTCAGCACGGCGAGGTCATCTTCTACATGACCGCCTCGTTCCAGCGCGACGAGGAGGGCTGGGACCACCAGGACGTCCTGCCGCCCACGCCGGGCCCCGAGGAGGCCACCTCGATGCTCGACCTGGTGAAGTACATCAGCCCGGACGGCGCCGAGCAGTGGAAGCGCGAGTGGGGCGGGTTCGACATGCGCTACGTCGGGGACCCGCGGCCCGAGGACGACCCCTCCCGCCCGGACGTCCCCGTCGTGCAGCGCATGTGGTTCCGCGCGAGCGACGCTCTGCCGGACGATCCCGAGCTGCACCGCGCCGCGTTCACCTACTACAGCGACTTCAGCCTGCTGGGCGCCGCCCTGGTGCCGCACGGCCTCGTGATCAGCTCTCCGAAGGTGCAGCCGGCCTCCCTCGACCACGTGGTCTGGTTCCACCGGCCGTTCCGGGTGGACGAGTGGCTGCTCTACGACCAGACGTCGCCGTCGGCCTCCGGTGCCCGCGGCCTCAGCACGGCCCGCGTGTTCACCCAGGACGGCACGCTCGTCGCCACGGTCGCGCAGGAGGGCCTCATCCGCCCGGCCAAGCCCCGCGACGAGCGCTGA
- a CDS encoding MaoC/PaaZ C-terminal domain-containing protein, which yields MTTRTFDKAPAGLPLMLKAALPAIPVVGGLPGIKHDRGGLPDVILRRTRVATDLAHLDRYNEVCGFARAETLPATYPHIAAHTLHLSLMTDTAFPFPPMGAVHLRNRITQHRPIGREEIYDLSLRATADDPHPKGRLISLVSEAHVAGELVWDETMTVLFRSSKGGDEPAVPPLAGVDAPEGVVHWKLGGDLGRRYGAVSGDRNPIHLYPWTAKAFGFPRQIAHGMWTKAHSLAALQNRLPDAYTVDVEFKKPVLLPATVVFGTEAEGAVTTFGVRDARSAAPHLVGRITPA from the coding sequence GTGACCACGCGCACCTTCGACAAGGCGCCCGCGGGCCTGCCGCTGATGCTCAAGGCGGCGCTGCCGGCGATCCCGGTCGTCGGCGGCCTGCCCGGCATCAAGCACGATCGGGGCGGCCTGCCCGACGTCATCCTGCGGCGCACACGGGTGGCCACCGACCTGGCGCACCTCGACCGCTACAACGAGGTGTGCGGGTTCGCCCGTGCCGAGACCCTCCCGGCCACGTACCCGCACATCGCGGCGCACACGCTGCACCTGAGCCTCATGACGGACACGGCGTTCCCGTTCCCGCCCATGGGCGCGGTGCACCTGCGCAACCGCATCACCCAGCACCGGCCGATCGGTCGCGAGGAGATCTACGACCTCTCGCTGCGGGCCACGGCGGACGACCCGCACCCGAAGGGACGCCTCATCTCGCTGGTCAGCGAGGCCCACGTGGCGGGCGAGCTGGTGTGGGACGAGACCATGACGGTCCTGTTCCGCAGCAGCAAGGGCGGCGACGAGCCCGCAGTGCCCCCGCTGGCGGGCGTGGACGCTCCCGAGGGAGTCGTCCACTGGAAGCTCGGTGGCGACCTCGGACGTCGCTACGGCGCCGTGTCGGGCGACCGGAACCCGATCCACCTCTACCCGTGGACGGCCAAGGCGTTCGGCTTCCCGCGCCAGATCGCGCACGGCATGTGGACGAAGGCCCACAGCCTCGCCGCGCTGCAGAACCGGCTGCCCGACGCCTACACGGTGGACGTCGAGTTCAAGAAGCCGGTCCTGCTGCCCGCCACCGTCGTGTTCGGCACCGAGGCCGAGGGCGCCGTGACGACGTTCGGCGTCCGCGACGCCCGCTCGGCAGCTCCCCACCTCGTGGGGCGCATCACGCCCGCCTGA